The following are encoded together in the Brassica napus cultivar Da-Ae chromosome A9, Da-Ae, whole genome shotgun sequence genome:
- the BNAC09G18060D gene encoding uncharacterized protein BNAC09G18060D, with amino-acid sequence MWGYGGKYYWRKRNKYNQGGGGGSCEAIVVVFAWMSSEERNLKNHVDLYDSLLWDSLVCHSQFLNMFLPDKAADLASDLVSELVKELKAKPVPLVFASFSGGPNACMYKVLQILEGICDTGLNQDDCRMVRNCISGFIYDSCPVDFTSDLGARFAVHPTTLKMSKPPKPFVWAANGIASSLDYVFLNRFESQRAEFWQTLYSTITMRVPYLILCSENDDLAPYQTIHNFATRLQELGGNVKLVKWNDSPHVGHYRYNQVDYKAAVSDFLSKAASVYLQKTRSLDREAMKEETQCDDDMTEPTTQSFGASTSGLNRSFNGTPLVTTDHFFVPRSTVGYYVGNGGSVQDEHKQDLIRLSSAQNDEDAVKPNGVLGQILFDVYIPKNVEDWDVKLSETTGRSKRRQGKRFIRRSRL; translated from the exons ATGTGGGGATATGGAGGAAAGTACTATTGGCGAAAGAGGAATAAGTATAaccaaggaggaggaggaggaagttgCGAAGCGATCGTTGTGGTATTCGCTTGGATGTCTAGCGAAGAACGCAATCTCAAGAACCATGTCGATCTCTATGATTCTCTTCTTTGGGACTCACTCGTTTGCCATTCTCAATTCCTCAACAT GTTCTTACCGGACAAAGCTGCGGATCTAGCTTCTGATCTTGTGTCTGAACTTGTAAAG GAGCTCAAGGCAAAGCCAGTTCCTTTAGTGTTTGCTTCTTTCTCAGGTGGTCCTAATGCTTGTATGTATAAGGTTCTTCAA ATACTTGAAGGGATATGCGACACAGGACTGAACCAGGACGATTGTAGAATGGTTAGAAACTGCATCTCAGGGTTTATCTATGACTCATGTCCTGTGGATTTCACCAGCGACTTGGGAGCTCGATTTGCGGTTCATCCAACTACGCTCAAAATGTCTAAACCACCTAAACCATTTGTATGGGCAGCCAATGGTATCGCTTCTAGTCTCGATTATGTTTTCCTCAACAGGTTTGAGTCACAGCGGGCCGAGTTCTGGCAGACTCTTTACTCTACTATA ACAATGAGAGTTCCTTATCTCATTCTATGCTCTGAAAACGATGACCTCGCTCCTTACCAAACCATACACAATTTCGCCACACGTCTCCAAGAGCTAGGAGGAAATGTAAAACTCGTTAAATGGAATGATTCTCCTCACGTTG GTCATTATCGTTACAACCAAGTGGACTATAAAGCAGCTGTATCCGACTTCTTGTCAAAAGCAGCTTCGGTCTATTTGCAGAAGACAAGAAGTCTTGACagagaagcaatgaaagaagaGACTCAATGTGATGATGATATGACAGAGCCAACAACTCAAAGCTTTGGGGCATCAACCTCTGGTCTTAACCGAAGCTTCAACGGAACTCCACTTGTCACAACTGATCATTTCTTCGTGCCTCGAAGCACCGTTGGTTACTACGTGGGCAACGGTGGGTCTGTGCAAGATGAACATAAACAAGATTTGATTCGTTTGTCCAGTGCTCAAAACGACGAGGATGCAGTTAAGCCTAATGGTGTTCTTGGTCAAATCTTGTTTGATGTTTATATCCCCAAGAACGTCGAGGATTGGGATGTTAAGCTGTCGGAAACCACCGGGCGGTCTAAAAGGAGACAAGGGAAGAGGTTTATACGTAGATCGAGATTGTAG
- the LOC106416568 gene encoding zinc finger CCCH domain-containing protein 61, whose protein sequence is MDVEHHNSGHIGRPTVDIPPRKLLSSAVSPSSPCPEDKAQKDCCYDSDSDDPYAGDHFRMYEFKIRRCTRSRSHDWTDCPFAHPGEKARRRDPRRYHYTGEVCPEFRNGGDCSRGDMCGFAHGIFECWLHPSRYRTEACKDGKHCKRKICFFAHSPRQLRVLPPSENFVSGGGGSAASSPASVLSYKNNRCCVFCSHSPTSTLLDLSRSPTSSPPLSPANKSAVFSRMSRRHSALAHKQVLHELINSLDSFSFKEALAAASSSSPVTMPVTTGETMLASSNRSNNHRLPPWIDVGDRDLQLQQSSFKYAFSPSSTPSYLNGQLPPPSFFSDEFTPRGGRLSDFTVAATAAAEARGKNSFEVGHSGDLDLGWVNDLLT, encoded by the coding sequence ATGGACGTCGAACATCACAACTCCGGCCACATCGGTAGACCAACGGTGGATATTCCACCGAGAAAGCTTCTTTCCTCCGCCGTATCTCCTTCAAGTCCCTGTCCTGAAGACAAGGCTCAGAAAGACTGTTGTTACGACTCTGACTCCGACGATCCTTACGCCGGCGACCATTTCCGGATGTACGAGTTCAAGATCCGACGGTGCACGCGTAGCCGTAGCCACGACTGGACCGACTGTCCTTTCGCTCATCCCGGCGAAAAGGCTCGCCGCCGTGACCCTCGCCGGTATCACTACACGGGCGAAGTTTGTCCCGAGTTTCGCAACGGTGGCGATTGTAGCCGTGGTGATATGTGCGGTTTCGCGCACGGCATTTTCGAGTGTTGGCTCCATCCTAGTCGTTACCGTACGGAAGCTTGTAAAGATGGTAAGCATTGTAAGAGAAAAATATGTTTCTTTGCTCACTCTCCACGTCAGCTTAGAGTTCTTCCGCCGTCAGAAAACTTTGTCTCCGGCGGAGGTGGATCGGCGGCTTCATCTCCGGCCTCGGTGTTGAGTTATAAGAATAATCGTTGTTGTGTGTTTTGTTCCCATTCTCCGACGAGCACTCTCTTGGATTTATCACGATCACCGACGTCATCTCCACCGTTATCTCCGGCTAATAAATCTGCCGTATTTTCACGGATGAGCCGCCGGCACTCCGCCTTGGCACACAAGCAAGTTCTACACGAGCTGATTAATTCTTTAGATTCATTTAGTTTCAAGGAAGCACTCGCGGCGGCTTCCTCGTCGTCTCCTGTCACCATGCCGGTTACCACGGGGGAAACCATGCTTGCCTCATCAAATAGAAGCAACAACCACCGTCTTCCGCCGTGGATTGATGTCGGAGATAGAGATCTCCAGTTACAACAGAGTTCCTTTAAATATGCATTTTCACCTTCTTCTACTCCAAGTTACCTCAATGGTCAGCTGCCGCCGCCGAGCTTCTTCAGCGATGAATTCACACCACGCGGCGGCCGGTTAAGCGATTTCACGGTGGCTGCAACTGCGGCGGCGGAAGCTAGGGGTAAGAATAGCTTTGAGGTGGGTCATAGTGGCGATCTTGATCTTGGATGGGTGAACGATCTCTTGACATGA
- the LOC111200980 gene encoding ABC transporter B family member 22-like, producing MKSCGSIRSIFMHADRVDWMLIGLGLIGAVCDGFITPTVFFITGLLLNDLGGSFSDRTFMTAISKNAVALLYVASASWVICFLEGYCWTRTGERQAARMRQRYLKAVLRQDVGYFDLHVTSTSDVITCVSSDSLVIQDVLSEKLPNFLMNASAFVGSYVVAFIMMWRLTIVGFPFIVLLVIPGLMYGRALISISRKIREEYNEAGSIAEQAISLVRTVYAFGSETKLVAKFSVALQGSVKLGLRQGLVKGISIGSNGISYAIWGFMTWYGTRMVMYHGAKGGTIFAVIICITFGGISLGRGLSNLKYLSEAVVAGERITKVINRVPDIDSENPQGQMLEKIKGEVQFKHVKFVYPSRPETPIFDDFCLRVPSGKTVALVGGSGSGKSTVLSLLLRFYDPVHGEILLDGVSINMLQVNWLRLQMGLVSQEPALFATSIEENILFGKEDASMEEVVEAAKASNAHSFISQFPHGYKTQVGERGVQMSGGQKQRIAIARAIIKSPTILLLDEATSALDSESEKVVQEALDNASVGRTTIVIAHRLSTIRDADVICVVHDGRIVESGSHEELIENLDGQYASLVRLQQMDNEDSDVNNNISVRVQGGQLSVLSKDLKYNPKLSTESRSNLLPNTSVESNLPGSVPKSKKPPLPSFKRLMAMNRPEWKHALCGCLSAALYGAVQPISAYVSGSMVSVYFLTSHDEIKEKTRIYVLGFVGLAMFNFLFNIIQHYSFAYMGGYLTKRIREQMLSKILTFEVNWFDEEENSTGAICSRLAKEANLVRSLVGERVSLLVQTISAVAIACTIGLVIAWRLAVVMIAVQPIVVVCFYTQRILLKSMSQKSIKAQEESSKLAAEAVSNIRTVTAFSSQERILKLLKTVQEGPRRESVRQSWLAGSVLATSRSLVTCTTVLNFWYGGRLIADGKIVAKAFFEIFTVFVSTGRVIAEAGTMTTDLAKGSGAVGSVFGVLDRTTTIDPESPNGYVPDKIKGQIRFHNVDFAYPTRPNVVIFKDLSIEIEQGKSTAIVGPSGSGKSTIIGLIERFYDPLKGSVIIDGRDLKSYHLRSLRQHIALVSQEPALFAGTIRENIMYGGASENIEESEIIEAAKAANAHEFITSLSNGYETICGDRGAQLSGGQKQRIAIARAVLKNPSVLLLDEATSALDSQSERVVQEALERVMVGRTSVVIAHRLSTIQNCDVIAVLDKGKVVECGNHSSLLAKGPTGAYFSLVSLQSNLC from the exons ATGAAGAGTTGCGGAAGCATAAGATCGATTTTTATGCACGCGGACAGGGTAGATTGGATGTTGATAGGGCTAGGATTAATCGGCGCCGTCTGTGATGGCTTCATCACTCCTACCGTATTTTTCATCACCGGCTTGCTACTGAATGACCTGGGTGGTTCGTTCAGCGATCGAACCTTCATGACAGCCATCTCCAAG AATGCTGTAGCTCTGCTTTATGTGGCTAGTGCATCTTGGGTGATATGTTTTCTTG AAGGATATTGCTGGACAAGAACAGGGGAGAGACAAGCAGCAAGAATGAGACAGAGATACTTAAAAGCAGTGTTAAGACAGGATGTGGGTTACTTTGATCTTCATGTCACAAGCACTTCTGATGTTATCACATGTGTTTCTAGTGACAGTCTTGTAATCCAAGACGTCCTCAGTGAAAAG TTACCCAACTTTTTGATGAATGCTTCTGCGTTTGTCGGAAGCTACGTGGTGGCTTTCATTATGATGTGGAGGCTCACAATCGTAGGCTTCCCGTTCATCGTTCTCCTCGTGATCCCTGGACTGATGTACGGACGAGCCCTCATCAGCATCTCGAGGAAAATACGCGAAGAGTACAACGAAGCCGGTTCCATTGCCGAGCAAGCCATCTCGTTGGTGCGAACCGTCTACGCATTTGGGAGTGAGACGAAGCTGGTAGCTAAATTCTCAGTTGCGCTTCAAGGCTCGGTGAAACTAGGGCTGAGACAAGGGCTAGTTAAAGGAATCTCCATTGGGAGCAACGGTATCAGTTACGCCATCTGGGGGTTCATGACTTGGTACGGAACTCGGATGGTTATGTACCATGGCGCCAAAGGTGGTACTATCTTCGCAGTCATCATTTGCATTACCTTTGGCGGCAT TTCACTTGGTCGAGGTTTGTCGAATCTCAAATATCTTTCGGAGGCTGTTGTAGCAGGGGAAAGGATTACCAAAGTGATAAATAGAGTTCCCGATATAGACTCAGAAAACCCTCAAGGTCAAATGCTAGAGAAAATCAAAGGAGAAGTACAGTTTAAGCATGTCAAATTCGTGTACCCGTCTAGACCCGAGACTCCAATCTTTGATGATTTCTGTTTGAGAGTTCCATCTGGAAAAACCGTGGCTCTGGTTGGTGGAAGCGGGTCGGGAAAATCAACCGTGTTGTCGCTTTTGCTGAGGTTTTATGATCCGGTTCATGGAGAGATTCTTCTTGATGGTGTGTCCATTAATATGCTGCAGGTTAATTGGTTGAGATTGCAGATGGGTTTAGTTAGCCAAGAGCCGGCACTCTTCGCCACATCAATAGAGGAGAACATATTATTTGGTAAAGAGGACGCATCCATGGAAGAGGTGGTGGAAGCTGCAAAGGCCTCAAATGCTCATAGTTTCATCTCTCAGTTCCCTCATGGATACAAAACTCAG GTTGGGGAGAGAGGAGTGCAAATGTCAGGGGGACAGAAGCAGAGGATAGCAATTGCACGTGCGATAATCAAATCACCAACAATTCTCCTTCTAGATGAGGCAACAAGCGCATTGGACTCAGAATCCGAAAAGGTTGTTCAAGAAGCCTTGGACAATGCCTCTGTTGGCCGGACAACTATCGTCATTGCCCACCGCCTGTCTACTATTCGTGATGCTGATGTTATCTGTGTAGTCCATGACGGCCGCATTGTAGAATCTGGGTCACACGAAGAGCTCATAGAGAACCTGGATGGTCAATATGCTTCTCTAGTTCGGTTGCAACAAATGGATAATGAAGACTCTGATGTAAACAATAACATCAGCGTAAGGGTGCAAGGGGGTCAATTATCGGTATTGAGCAAAGATTTGAAGTACAATCCAAAACTCTCTACTGAAAGTAGGTCAAACTTGTTACCAAATACAAGCGTGGAGTCGAATCTTCCTGGCTCAGTTCCTAAGAGTAAGAAACCGCCTCTGCCATCGTTCAAGAGATTGATGGCAATGAATAGACCAGAGTGGAAACATGCATTGTGTGGTTGTTTAAGCGCGGCTTTATATGGGGCCGTTCAACCGATAAGTGCATATGTTTCGGGGTCGATGGTGTCAGTGTATTTCCTAACGAGTCACGACGAGATCAAGGAGAAAACAAGGATCTACGTGTTGGGTTTTGTTGGTTTAGCTATGTTTAATTTCTTGTTCAATATCATTCAACATTATAGTTTTGCTTACATGGGCGGATACCTAACAAAACGTATCCGAGAACAGATGCTCTCCAAGATATTGACCTTTGAAGTTAATTGGttcgatgaagaagagaacTCGACCGGTGCAATTTGCTCAAGACTAGCCAAAGAAGCTAACTTG GTGAGATCGCTGGTTGGTGAACGGGTGTCCTTGTTGGTACAAACTATATCAGCTGTGGCCATAGCTTGCACAATTGGTTTGGTCATCGCATGGCGATTAGCAGTCGTGATGATTGCTGTGCAGCCAATTGTTGTCGTATGCTTCTACACTCAACGCATTCTGCTCAAAAGCATGTCCCAAAAATCAATCAAAGCACAAGAAGAGAGCAGCAAACTAGCCGCAGAAGCTGTCTCCAATATCCGAACCGTCACAGCTTTCTCCTCACAGGAAAGGATCTTGAAATTACTTAAAACGGTCCAAGAAGGTCCGCGGAGAGAAAGTGTTCGCCAGTCATGGTTAGCAGGGAGTGTGCTCGCAACTTCCCGAAGCCTTGTAACATGCACTACGGTTTTGAATTTCTGGTATGGTGGTAGACTAATCGCTGATGGAAAAATCGTGGCAAAGGCATTCTTTGAGATTTTTACGGTGTTTGTGTCTACCGGCCGGGTTATTGCAGAGGCTGGGACCATGACAACTGATTTAGCCAAGGGCTCAGGTGCGGTTGGGTCTGTGTTCGGAGTTTTGGATCGCACCACAACCATTGATCCGGAGAGCCCCAATGGGTATGTCCCGGATAAAATAAAAGGCCAAATCAGATTTCACAATGTGGACTTTGCTTACCCGACACGGCCAAATGTAGTTATATTCAAGGACTTGTCCATTGAGATAGAACAAGGAAAGTCCACAGCTATTGTCGGTCCAAGTGGTTCAGGTAAATCAACAATAATTGGCTTGATCGAGCGGTTCTATGACCCGTTAAAAGGTTCAGTAATAATTGATGGCCGTGATCTGAAGTCTTATCATTTGAGATCGCTTCGTCAACACATAGCTTTGGTTAGCCAAGAGCCAGCGTTATTCGCAGGTACTATCCGAGAGAACATAATGTACGGAGGAGCATCTGAAAACATCGAGGAGTCGGAGATTATCGAGGCGGCAAAGGCAGCAAACGCTCACGAGTTTATCACATCACTATCGAACGGTTATGAGACGATCTGCGGAGACAGAGGTGCGCAGCTATCAGGTGGGCAAAAACAGAGGATTGCGATAGCTCGTGCGGTTCTGAAGAACCCGTCCGTGCTGCTCCTCGACGAAGCGACGAGCGCTTTGGACAGCCAGTCAGAGCGCGTGGTACAGGAGGCGCTCGAGCGCGTGATGGTCGGGAGGACGAGCGTTGTGATCGCGCATAGGCTTAGCACGATCCAGAACTGCGACGTGATTGCGGTTTTGGACAAAGGGAAAGTAGTAGAATGTGGGAACCACTCGTCCTTGTTGGCAAAGGGTCCAACTGGTGCTTATTTCTCATTGGTCAGTCTCCAAAGTAATCTCTGTTGA
- the LOC106418365 gene encoding pentatricopeptide repeat-containing protein At5g44230 — MHGASSGISSAMTLAHSRRFSTAPYPVNISLLSKQLIQLGRINNPDTFPEITHQKELKASSLTSKLDDCTGLDQIKQVHAHVIRQGHDQSCYIITKLIRTLTRLGVPMDPYPRRVMELVQFRNPFLWTAVIRGYAVQGNLSEAVSMYGCMRKEGITPVSFTFSALLKACGSVGDLSLGRQFHAQTFRLSGFCSVYVGNTMIDVYVKCGSMECARKVFDEMPERDVISWTELIAAYAKAGDMDSAAELFERLPKKDMVAWTAIVTGFVQNAKPQEALEYFNRMEKSGVLPDEVAVAGFISACAQLGASKYADRAVEIALKSGYSPSDHVVIGSALIDMYSKCGDVEEAVNVFESMNNKNVFSYSSMILGLAMHGRAREALDLFHYMVTQTTIKPNTVTFVGVLTACSHAGLVDQGRQIFASMQQTFGVEPTRDLYTCMVDLLGRAGRLQEALEVIKTMSVEPHGGVWGALLGACRIHKDPDVAEIAARHLFEIEPDVIGNYILLCNVYASAGDWEGVLSVRKLIKEKGLKKTPAVSWVVDENGQTHKFFPGNMNHPMSDKIQETLEELVKRLTVLGYEPDLSSVPYNASDDEKRSILICHTEKLALAFSLLTTSRDCEIKIMKNLRMCQDCHTFMRLASEVTGRVIIMRDNMRFHHFRSGACSCGDFW, encoded by the coding sequence ATGCACGGCGCCAGCTCCGGTATCTCGTCGGCGATGACGTTGGCTCATTCTCGCCGATTCTCCACGGCGCCTTACCCCGTTAACATTAGCTTACTTTCTAAACAACTAATTCAGCTCGGACGCATCAACAATCCCGATACCTTTCCAGAGATCACTCATCAGAAAGAACTCAAAGCATCATCTCTCACCTCGAAGCTCGACGACTGCACCGGCCTCGACCAAATCAAACAAGTCCACGCTCACGTTATCCGACAAGGACACGACCAAAGCTGCTACATCATCACCAAGCTAATCCGCACGCTCACCCGGCTCGGCGTCCCCATGGACCCCTACCCTCGCCGCGTGATGGAGCTTGTTCAGTTCCGTAACCCCTTCCTATGGACGGCGGTGATTCGCGGCTACGCGGTTCAAGGTAACCTGTCGGAAGCAGTTTCTATGTATGGATGCATGAGGAAAGAAGGGATCACTCCtgtttctttcactttctccgCTCTTTTGAAAGCTTGCGGTTCGGTCGGGGATTTGAGTTTAGGTCGGCAGTTTCACGCGCAGACGTTTCGACTCAGTGGGTTCTGTTCTGTGTACGTTGGCAACACAATGATCGATGTGTATGTGAAATGCGGGTCTATGGAATGTGCGCgtaaggtgttcgatgaaatgcctgaacggGACGTGATATCGTGGACAGAGCTTATAGCAGCGTATGCGAAAGCTGGGGATATGGACTCCGCAGCGGAGCTGTTTGAAAGGTTGCCGAAGAAGGACATGGTGGCTTGGACAGCGATTGTTACGGGGTTTGTGCAGAACGCTAAACCTCAGGAAGCTTTAGAGTATTTCAATAGAATGGAGAAGTCAGGAGTTTTACCTGATGAAGTCGCTGTGGCCGGGTTTATATCTGCTTGTGCACAGCTTGGAGCAAGCAAATACGCGGACCGGGCTGTCGAAATCGCTTTAAAATCTGGTTATTCTCCTAGTGATCACGTTGTTATAGGCTCTGCGTTGATAGATATGTACTCAAAATGCGGAGATGTAGAAGAGGCGGTAAATGTGTTTGAGTCGATGAACAACAAGAATGTTTTCTCTTATAGTTCTATGATCCTCGGTCTCGCTATGCACGGGCGTGCTCGCGAGGCTTTAGATTTGTTCCATTACATGGTAACGCAGACCACTATAAAACCAAACACTGTTACTTTTGTCGGTGTGCTTACGGCTTGTAGCCACGCGGGACTTGTAGACCAAGGACGTCAAATATTCGCGTCTATGCAACAAACATTCGGCGTTGAACCAACGCGTGACCTCTATACCTGTATGGTCGATCTTCTAGGCCGTGCAGGAAGGTTGCAAGAAGCACTTGAAGTGATTAAAACCATGTCCGTGGAGCCACACGGAGGTGTGTGGGGCGCGTTGCTCGGCGCCTGCAGGATCCACAAGGATCCGGACGTTGCAGAGATCGCTGCAAGACATTTGTTTGAAATTGAACCAGATGTTATCGGTAACTATATCTTGCTATGTAACGTCTACGCTTCAGCTGGAGACTGGGAAGGTGTTTTAAGCGTGCGGAAACTGATTAAAGAAAAGGGTTTGAAGAAGACACCAGCGGTTAGCTGGGTTGTGGATGAGAATGGTCAGACGCACAAGTTTTTCCCGGGAAACATGAACCATCCGATGTCGGATAAGATTCAAGAGACGTTAGAAGAGCTTGTAAAGAGATTAACTGTTCTAGGATATGAACCGGATTTAAGCTCTGTACCCTATAATGCGAGTGACGATGAGAAGAGGTCGATACTGATTTGTCACACCGAGAAGCTGGCTTTAGCGTTCTCCTTGCTCACTACGAGCAGAGATTGTGAGATAAAGATAATGAAGAATCTGAGGATGTGTCAAGATTGTCACACGTTTATGCGTTTGGCGTCGGAGGTTACAGGGAGGGTGATTATAATGAGGGATAACATGAGATTTCACCACTTTAGGAGTGGGGCTTGTTCTTGTGGTGATTTTTGGTGA